The genomic stretch ATCCTTTACATCGTTCACTTATTCTTCTTTCGGTGATTTGCGTGGAGGAGAAAATCAAAATCCTTTTTACGATAAGGAATTTGGTGTACGTCCATTTTATGTGGATCGTATCAACGGTGTGGATTCACTCGTGAAAAATGATGATCGTTATCTGCAAGTGCAAAGCGGCTATAGTCAATATGACCTGGTACAGAAATTTGCATTTAAACAAAACGATAGAGTGACACATGGTCTGAACATTCAGTATTCAAATACCACCGATGTGCCGCGTTACGATCGTTTAACAGATCCCGATGGAGATGGATTGCGAAATGCAGAGTGGTACTATGGTCCGGGTGAACGAATGCTGGTAGCGTATGATCTGAATGTGAATAACGGGATCGGTTTTTTTCAATATATCCATGCCGGACTGAATTATCAGGCGGTTGCCGAAAGTCGTCATCAGCGCAGGTTTGGCCTCACCGGACTTCAGCATAGAGTGGAGGAAGTGGGAATAGCAGGACTGAATTTCGATCTGAAACATATCGCAGGGAATCAGGTCTTGCAGGTGGGTGTAGATGCACAGTACAACACCTTAACATCTACCGCTGAAGAAGAAAATATTGAGACAGGAGAAATTTCGGCACTGGATACCCGTTATCCGGATGGTGACAATACCATGAGCAATGCGGCCGTGTACCTCTCCCATAGCTGGAAAATCAATCCACACCTCACCTTAAATGATGGAGTACGTGTGGGAATGAGTCAACTGAAATCGACCTTCGTGGATACCTCTTTTTTTAAATTTCCATTCAGCGAAGTCAGTCAGAACAATGTGGTGTACTCGGGTAGTATCGGATTGATACATATCCCCAATGATGATTTGAAATTCTCGGTATTGTTGAGTTCAGGCTTCCGGGTTCCTAACGTGGACGACTTATCGAAAATATTTGAAACGGCACAGGGTACAGTGGTCGTCCCTAATGAGGATATTGAACCTGAGAAAACCATCACCGGTGAAATCGGTATCACTAAAATCTATAATGGAAAAACGAGTTGGGAGAATACACTCTACTACACGGGATTTTTTGACGCGATTGTCACCGATGTGTTCAGTTATCAGGGAAAAGATTCGATTGTATATGACGGTGTGTTGAGCCGCGTACTCGCCAATCAGAACCGGGACAAAGCCTTCATCTATGGTTTCTCCACAAGTTTCCGCACACGATTGATGGAAGAGTTACTGTTGAGCCTGAGTGCAAGTTATACCTATGGCAGGGTGAAAACGGATAGTGCTGATGTACCTCTGGATCATATTCCTCCATTCGTGATGCGCATGGGTATCAATTATACTTTTAACAAATTCAGCTCCGATTTTTATGTCAATTACAATGGCTGGAAAAGGCTGAAGGATTATTCATCCAGTGGAGAGGATAATTTGCAGTATGCTACTCCGGAAGGTATGCCCGCCTGGTTTACCATAAATCTGCGAGTTGCTTATCGGTTACATAAGCTGATAACGATTCAGGCAGGTGTAGATAATGTCTTCGATACACAATACCGGACCTTTGCCAGTGGGATCAATGCGCCGGGAAGAAATGTGTTCGGGACTTTGAGATTTCACTTCTAAAAAATTTAATGGTTGAAAAGTGGCAATGACAATCAACACAGCGTTTGCAACAGGATCGTTACAAACGCTGTGTTTAACTGAATTATAAACTAATTATCAGAATAGGAATCCGGCTCTTTCTTCTTGGGCATGGTGAGTACGCGCCAGAAGAAGTAAATGGTCACCACTGTGATGATACTTTCTGCTCCTACCATCATTAGAATTGCATCTGCGTTCATACGGTTTTCCTCCCTTCTTTTAAGCGTTTTTTGTAGGCAATATAAACAAGATAACTAACGGCTACGAATATGCCCAATAATAATACACGGCTACCATTCAGATAAGCCATTTGTTCATTGATGGCATCTATCCTCAGCGGATCAGTCGACAGGGCCAATTCTGCTTTTAGTGCCGTATTATTAATCTTGTTCCAAATGTCCGGCAAGCTGGCAACGAAAACCCATCCTAAAATCAATGGCGTAATAAACTGAATGATGAAACGGAAGACAGGAGGCACTTTTATATCTGCACCCATATTGATCTCCTTCCATCCCTTGTCCATGCCAAATACCCATGCGAAGAGAATAATTTCGGCTAGCGCGAAGACAACGAGTGAAACGGTTCCCGCCCAATAGTCGTACTCATCAAAGACACCGTGGTTAAAGAATAAAACTGTGGGTAATCCTAAAATAAGAATGGCGAGACCAAATGTCCATGCTGAGCGCTCTCTCTTCCATCCGAATTCGTCCATTAAAAATCCCATACAGGGAGTGCCCATAGCGAGTGATGAGGTAATACCGGCAAAGAATAATAATCCGAACCAAAACACACCGGCAACGGCAGCCAATGTATCTCCCCATTGCTGAAAGAGATAAGGAAGAGTCCGGAATCCTAAACCAAGTCCACCGGATTGTGTCATCTCCACTACTTTGTCAATGCCCAGATATCCGATTGCAATAGGAATCAGGATTGAGCTACCCAATACTACTTCCACAAATTCATTCATCCATCCTGCGCTCATCGCATTCAATGCAATATCATCTTTAGATTTTACATAAGACGCATAACATTGGATGGATCCCATACCAACAGATAGTGTAAAAAATATTTGTCCCGCTGCCGCCAGCCATACTTTCGCCGACCATATCGAATCATAATTAGGTGTCCAAAGGAAATTTAGTCCAACAGTTCCGTCGAAAATAGCACCCTGCTCTCCTGCTTTGATGGTTACCCCTTTTATTGCCAATAAAATTCCGAAGAGGATTAGCAAGGGCATTCCGATTTTCGCTACTTTCTCCACACCGCCACTGAGTCCCTTCGAAAGAATCCATGTATTCAATGCCAGACAAAATAACCATACTATAACAGGCTCAAATCCTCCTCCTTGTAAATTAACATAATTATCAAAAAAGGAAGCAATTTGAGCAGAAGTTTGTCCGCTAAAAGATCCACTTATAGAATGCCAGATATATGCAAGTGTCCAGGATTCAAGATAACAATAATAAGCTGCTACTGCCAGATTGGTAAAAATTCCAAAAACACCAATATATTTCCAGATGACTCGTTTGGGATCCATCGAATCGAGTATAAATGGAGTACTATGGTGACCATGTCTCCCTCCGAAACGGCCCATTGACCACTCCACAAATAAGAGGGGTATCCCCATCACGAGAAAACAAACCAGATAGGGAATGATAAATGCTCCACCGCCATTTTGGATAGCCTGAACAGGGAAACGCAGGAAATTACCCAGCCCGACAGCATTCCCCGCCATGGCTAAGATGAGTCCAACACGTGAGCCCCAGTTTTCTTTATTGCTCATATAGATCCGTTCATATTTCTTCAAACATAGAAATTATTTTACAAATAGCAAATCATTTCACATTTGGCGAGATATTCCTCCGGGTATCGCCCTCATACGATTGAAATTATTTATTTTGCAGTCATTATGGAAGCGATTATTGTTACGATATTTATTCTGGGATATGCAGCGATTACCTTAGAGCACCCACTGAAAATCAATAAGTCAGCATCAGCTTTGCTAACAGGAGTGTTGGTGTGGACCATCTGGATCTTATGGAGTCCGGGCAATGTATTGGAAGTGGAGCAGGAGTTGTCACATCATCTCAGTGGGGCTGCAGCTATCATTTTCTTCCTTCTGGCCGCCATGACCATCGTTGAATTAGTTGATGCCCATGATGGATTTACGATTATTACTTCTGCTATTCATACGCGTGATAAAGCAAAATTGCTGTGGATCATCTGCATGATATCCTTTTTTCTTTCAGCAGTACTGGATAATCTGACGACCACCATTGTTATGGTTTCTCTTGCCCGGAAAATTTTAAGAAACCAGGAGGACCGGATGATGTTCGCAGGGATGATTGTGATCGCTGCCAATGCGGGCGGTGCCTGGTCGCCTATTGGGGATGTAACTACAACGATGCTTTGGATAGGCGGGCAGGTGAGCGCCTCAGCAATTATTCAGAATCTCTTTGTACCATCCGTTGTTTGTTTGCTTATTCCGCTCTACTTTGCCGGCAGAACGATGAAAGGGAAGGTGGAGGAAGTGGTGACTGCAGAGGAAGAAGTCTCCATCACTACACGTCGTGAAAGAAATACTATTTTCTTTGTGGGAATAGGTGCTTTGGTTTTTGTACCGGTTTTTAAGACGATTACTCATCTCCCACCCTATATGGGAATTTTATTTGGTCTCGGATTTTTATGGGCCGTAGTGGAGTTCATTCACCGAAGGAAAGAAGATGAGCAAAAAGAATACTATTCTGTATCGAAAGCCTTGCAACGCATCGACACGCCCAGTGTATTGTTCTTCCTCGGAATTTTAATTGCTATCGGTGCATTGGAAAGTACCCATATTCTAGGTCATTTGGCGCAATGGATGAATGATGAAATCGGGAATCTTACGCTCATCATTACAGGTATTGGATTTTTATCTGCCATTGTAGATAACGTTCCGCTGGTAGCGGCAAGTATGGGAATGTATGATCTAGCTACTTATCCCATGGACGATTTTCTCTGGGAATACATGGCCTATTGCGCGGGAACAGGCGGCAGCATTCTCATCATCGGTTCTGCAGCAGGAGTAGCAGCCATGGGTATGGAGAAAATTTCATTTATTTGGTACATTAAAAAAATTAGTCTGTTTGCAATGATTGGATATGCAGCGGGTGCGTTAGTATACGTTGGATTAAATATGTAATGAATGTGTGAGAAAATGGTGTGGAGAATTCAAATTATATATTTAATCATATGAAAACTTTATTTACTGATAGTTTCCTCTTTATAATATGCGCGGCAATCATTTTTTTTGCCGGGAAACGAATATCCTATTATGGCGATATAATTGCAGAACTCACCGGATTTGGAAAGGCCTGGATAGGTTTAATTCTGATGGCAAGCATCACCTCTTTACCGGAACTAATGGTGGGTATTAGCTCTGTAGCAATTGTAGAATCGGCTGATCTTGCAGTAGGAGATATTTTAGGTAGTTGTGCTTTTAACCTGGGCATTCTTTCAGTATTAGATGCTTTCACCCCTAAAAATAAACCATTGTTTTCACAGGCTTCGCAAAGCCATGTGCTGGCAGCGTCTTTTGGATTGATTTTACTTACCATGACAGGATTAGCTTTGTACCTGCCTGTCGATTTTATTTTAACTCCGGGGATTGGAATAACAAGTATACTTTTTATGGTTGTTTATTTGCTTTCCATAAGAATAATTTTTCAGTACAACAGTCGCCAGCCAAAGAAAGATGAAATTGCACATCCTCATGAACAATTAACTTTGCGCCAGGCCGCATGGAGATATGCCGGATTTGCGCTGATTATCATTGGCGCAGCTTTGTTTCTTCCTCATTTCGCTGAAAGAATTGCCGTTCATACCGGTTTGGGAAAATCATTTGTGGGTACCTTATTTCTGGCCATTTCAACTTCTTTACCGGAAATTGCAGTTTCAATTGCTGCACTTAGAATTGGAGCAGTGGATATGGCCGTTGGAAATCTTCTTGGTAGTAATATTTTTAATATCCTTATTCTCTTTATTGATGATCTGTTTTATACGAAGGGGCATTTACTGAAAGATGCATCAGAAAGTAATTTAACATCTGTGTTTGCTGCAATACTTATGTCGGCTGTAGTAATTATTGGACTCACGTACAGATCCATTGGTAAAAAGCATCTTCTCGCCTGGGATACGATGGTAATCCTTTTGATTTATATAGCTAATATTATATTACTCTATAAATTAAGCTGAATTTCGCGGCGGGGTTTCAACAATAAGCCGCTGGCTTCCGGCTACCAGCTGTGGGTTGAATGCTTAATACTATTTCCAATGTTGGAATTTTATCTTGCTATGAGAAGCAACTCCTCTCCACTTAGAGGAAAGTTCTGTAATATGTAGAAAAGATTTCATCTAATTTAAAATAAGCCGGTAGCCGGTAGCTCACAGCCGGCAGCGAATCAATACCAACTCGGACTGGAACGAATCAATCCTTTTGTTTGAAGGATGACAACAACGGCAATCATGATGAGCATGCCTACGCCAAAAAATATCATCAGCTTTTTATAGCGACTGGCATCACCTGCCATTTTATGATAGCGGTAAATATTAAATACGGTTTTTTCCGCTCTTAAAAATGCTCCTTCCCCTTTAACAATATAGTCAAAAGCACCATATTTCATGGTGTTCACGGCTACTTCAATCTGATCCTGGCCGGAAATCATCACCACTTCAATTTCGGCGCTGATTTTTTTTAGTTCTTTAAGGATATCGATACCGTCCATGGCATCCCGCACTTGCGAATTTAAATTGTAGTCGAGGAAAACGATAGAGGGAATTCTAACCTGAGATGCAGCTAAACATTCTTCTCCGGTAGGGAAAGCATGTATTTCATAAGCCGGCATTTTCTCCAGATTATCTTTGAGCAATTCGCGCTGCATAGGTTCGTCATCGACGATATAAATAAGCGTTTTCTGTGCCATGGCGGGATTAATTACCTAAATCACGAAGTGCCTTCTCTAATTCAGCACTGATGATTTCATATTGTTTTTTGAAGTTTTCAATTTGTACAGGAATGCGATCAAGATTGGATTGCTCACCGGCCATTTTCTCAATGTCTTTCACCAGTTCTTCTGAACCTTTTGCGCCAAAATATCCCAACTGTGGTTTCAGTGCATGTGCCGTTTGACGCAGACCCGACCAATCCTTACTCATCGTGTATAATTCCATCTGCTGGATGCTGATCGGAGCTCCGGTCAGAAACATGCGAATGTATTTTATCATTTTATCATTCGCTCCTCCGGTGAGGCTGCGCAGATAGCTCAGGTCCGTAATTTGGGATAGTTGATCCATGGGGTAAAAGTATATTATTTATAGGGAAAGTTAAAATTTAACAGGGTTATCATCATAAGAATTAGCGATATTTTAAGCGATATCCTCAAGGATGACCTGTTGTACCGTGAAAGAGATACGAGTATTACCCCACCAATTGAATGACTATCTTTTTCAGTTTTTCAGGTTCAAAAGGTTTGGCCATGTGCATGTTCATTCCCGATTCCAGGCATTTGTCAATTTCTTCCTTTACCGCATTGGCAGTCAATGCCAGAATAGGAGTGGAGGCATTGATATTTCCGGAGCTTCTGATCAGTTTGGTGGCGGTATAACCATCCATCACCGGCATATGTACATCCATAAAGATCAGGTCGTACTTTTGTTCCGCCGACTTGTCTACTGCTTCCTGTCCGTTGTTGGCCACATCGATTTTGATGCCCTCAAACATTCCTTCCAGCGTATCGATGGCGACCATCTGATTCATCGGCTGATCTTCCGACAGTAATACATGGATGGGTCGTGATAAGGTCTCGGTTTCCTGATGTTCTGTTTTCTCAATGGGTTTGCCCACAGGATAGGGGAGAAGAAACCAAAAAGTAGTTCCCACTCCTTTCGTACTCGATACCTGCAGGGTTCCTCCCTGCAATTCTACCAGTTGCTTACTGATACTTAATCCTAATCCGGTACCTCCGAATTTACGAGTCGTTTCGCTGTTCTCCTGTGAGAAACTTTCAAAGATTTTATGAATCTGGTCGGCGGAGATTCCTATTCCGGTATCTACTACTTCAAATTTCAGCCATACAGGATCAGTACCTTTTTCCTTACTGATTTGAATGGTGATCGTTCCTCCTTCAGGAGTGAATTTTATCGCGTTGCCCGTTAGATTGATGAGAATCTGAGTCAAACGGGTCGGATCGCCTTTTATCCATTTTGGTACTTCATCGGTAAAGGTGTAGAGGAGATTTAATTTCTTCTCTTCCGCACGGAGATGCAGGGTCTGATAGACACTATCCACCGTTTCGGTGAGATCAAAGTCGATTTCTTCGAGGACAATTTTCCCCGCTTCTATTTTTGATATGTCCAGAATGTCATTAATGATGTTGAGCAAATTTTTACTCGCTTGTCGCATGGCGTTCAGGTAGCGCAACTGATCTTCCCTCGGACCTTTTTCAAGCAGAAGATTGGTCATACCCACGACCGCATTCAATGGTGTTCTGATTTCATGACTCATGTTGGCCAGAAATTGTTGTTTGAAAGCTGCACTTTGCAAAGCGACTTCTTTTTCTTCAACAGCCTGATTTAAATTCTCCTTTGCCTGAATTCCTTCAATCAATAATTGAAGATCATTAATGGTTTTTTGCAGCGTAGTTTCGAGATCACTGAAATCGATGGGCTTTGTTACAAAATCATAAGCCCCGCGATTCATGGCTGTCCGGATATTTCCCATATCACCATAAGCCGAGGCGACAATTGCACGAGTAGGACGTTGGACGGCTTTTAACTCGTTCAGAAAAGTCAATCCGTCCATGATGGGCATATTGATATCCGTTACAATAATACCAATGGAGGGATCTTCCATAAGCTTACCCAATGCGTCCTCTCCGTTTTGGGCAAAGCTGAGTTTAAAATTCCCTTCTTTTACCTGCTTGCGGAACCGTTGCTTGACCAGAATTTCCAGATCCGGTTCATCGTCAACAAAGAGTATATGGGTGGAGGAAGACATTTTATTTTTAGTGTTTAATGTGTTTTTACTTTCTTAATATTTACGCTGCAAATCCGGGTTTTTTAATTCAGAATTCAGAATTCAGAATTCAGAATTATTTTTCTTTTTACTCAATCTTTAATCTCAATCTTTAATCTCAATCTTTAATCTCAATCTTTAATCTCAATCTTTAATCTCAATCCTCAATCCTCAATCCTCAATTCTCAATTCTCAATTCTCAACCCTTTATTCTAAATTCTAAATTCTGAATTCTGAATTCTGAATTCTGAATTATCACTTTGATCGCTAATATACTAAAAAATATTCTTTTTAACCAACAAATTGAATGTGAACTAAGTTAATTGCTCTATTTAACATAGATGGTTAATGGTTCAACAACGATCTGCTCTTCTTTTGGAAAGAGGCCATTGATGTTACGAAACACAACGGTGTAACCGCTCTCCGCTTTTTTCAATTGTTCTTTTAGTTCTTCGCTGAAAGTGTTTTTTTCCATACGAAGGGATTTTATTTTCTTTCGGTCTTTATTATATATTTCAACTGTAAACCCTCTGTTTGCGGGAATAGGTTTGTACATAGAGCCGGTAAAGTAAACTTCCAGTTCATTTGCTGCCAGGATAACAGCGACACTCGCCATCGAATCGCGAAAGTTTTTTAGTGCAGCCACAGGTTTTCCCAATGGACGTACATCATATATTTTTTCCAGGATCATTTTTTGATCGTTGTATACCCGAATAGTATCACTGCCTTTTTCACGGTAGACAAGTCTTGCACGGATCGCTGTTCCTGCTCTCATTTCAATGGGGCCACCGGTTCTTTCCAAACGGATGTTGTCACTTTCTGATATCCCTTTAAGGACGAGCGTGTTCGTTATCGCTGTGTACATCACCGCTGAGTCGGGTGAGGTGAGGTTTGCATTTATTAAAACGGGAACCGATTGGGCATTGAGATTATTTAATCCGAAAAGTACCAGGACGGTCGTCAGCAGAAAAGTGCTGCTCCTTACCCGTGGTTGAATATTCAATGGATGGTTATTCATTATTGTTGGGATATAAACGTAAACGCGATTCCAGTTCTTTGAAATCAACAGGTTTGGTAATGAAATCATCGGCGCCCAGATTTTTCGCCTTTGTTTGATGTTCGTCATCACCGTATGCTGATATCATCATGACTTTTAATTCAGGGAAATCAATTTTTACTTTTTGCAACAGCTCAAACCCTGACATCCCCGGCATATTAATATCAGAGAGGATCAATGCATAATCCGCCCTATCCGGATTTCTCAGAAAACTCAAGGCATCTTCTCCCGAGAAAGCAAATTCAAGTTCTACCAACCCTTCCCGAATAGCTTTTCGGAAGCGTTGCCGGAACAATAGCTCCACATCTTTTTCATCGTCAACAATCAGAATTTTAATAGTCATTTTTGAAGACATTTATCCTTTAATAGGAATGGTAATTATAAATTCAGTATATTCATTTTCCCTGCTGTCTAATTGTAGCGTTCCCTGATGCCTGTTTTTGATGATGTCAAAACTCATGCTCAGTCCTAACCCCGTCCCCTGACCGCTGGGCTTTGTAGTGAAGAATGGTTCAAAAATTTTCTCGGCAATGGTTGTAGGTATGCCGGGACCGTTATCTCTTAATCTGATTTCAATTTTATTATTCTTCAATACAGTAGAAATTTTTAACAGGCTTTTACCCCCATTTTCTTTTTGCACTTTCTCACGCATCGCATAAAAGGCATTATTGGCTAAGTTCAGAAACACGCGGTTCATATCCTGCTGTACAACTTCGGCTTTGGGTAAATCAGCTTGCAGGTTTTCTTCAATCGCGCATTGAAAGTCTTTGTGATTAGCACGCATACCATGATAGGCCAGATTAACAGCCTCATGCAAGAGCTGATTGACATCGGCGATTTCTTTTTCATCAGAGCCCTGCCGGCTATGTTGTAACATGCTTTTTACAATGCGTTCCGCTCGCTTACCGTGTTCATGAATTTTACTCAAACTCCCCTTTAATTCATCGGCAAGTTCTTTTCGTTCTATGGGATCTTCCGTCGAGGTAAATTCATCAATCACTTCCAGCGCCCCTTCCGAGAAATTATTTACGAAATTCAAAGGGTTTTGAATCTCATGCGCTATGCCTGCTGTCAGCTGTCCCAGTGAAGCCATCTTTTCACTTTGGATAAGCTGATCCTGGGTGGCGTGCAAACGTTTCAAGGTATCTTCCAGTTCAGAGTTGGATTGTATCAGTTTAACGTTCGACTTCTTCTTAAAAGTATAACGGTTATACAACAGGAGTACAAAGAAAATGGCGCAGGCAGAAAGAATAATCAGCAGGTTTCTGAAATTTTTTTGCTTACTGATCATCAATTCTTTCAAAGCCAGATCCCTTTCACTGATGGCTTTTTCCCTGGTAAGTTGCTCCACTTCTGCCGTTTTTTCCTCGAGAGCCTGATCTTTTTCCTGTAAAGCAATGTCTGTTTTGGTGATGATCTGACTGAGCTCAAGTTGTTTGGCATTGCTTGCCAGGGATTGTTCCTGATATTGTTTTTGTAAGAGGTCAATTACCCTTTCCTTTTCTTCAAGTTCTGTTTTTAAAGCAATTTTTCCGGATGGAGTTTTTTTGGCAGCGGTACTAAGAGAATCTTTTAAATCGCGATACTTTTCATGGTAGAAATCTGCTTTCG from Bacteroidota bacterium encodes the following:
- a CDS encoding response regulator, with product MSSSTHILFVDDEPDLEILVKQRFRKQVKEGNFKLSFAQNGEDALGKLMEDPSIGIIVTDINMPIMDGLTFLNELKAVQRPTRAIVASAYGDMGNIRTAMNRGAYDFVTKPIDFSDLETTLQKTINDLQLLIEGIQAKENLNQAVEEKEVALQSAAFKQQFLANMSHEIRTPLNAVVGMTNLLLEKGPREDQLRYLNAMRQASKNLLNIINDILDISKIEAGKIVLEEIDFDLTETVDSVYQTLHLRAEEKKLNLLYTFTDEVPKWIKGDPTRLTQILINLTGNAIKFTPEGGTITIQISKEKGTDPVWLKFEVVDTGIGISADQIHKIFESFSQENSETTRKFGGTGLGLSISKQLVELQGGTLQVSSTKGVGTTFWFLLPYPVGKPIEKTEHQETETLSRPIHVLLSEDQPMNQMVAIDTLEGMFEGIKIDVANNGQEAVDKSAEQKYDLIFMDVHMPVMDGYTATKLIRSSGNINASTPILALTANAVKEEIDKCLESGMNMHMAKPFEPEKLKKIVIQLVG
- the nhaD gene encoding sodium:proton antiporter NhaD, encoding MEAIIVTIFILGYAAITLEHPLKINKSASALLTGVLVWTIWILWSPGNVLEVEQELSHHLSGAAAIIFFLLAAMTIVELVDAHDGFTIITSAIHTRDKAKLLWIICMISFFLSAVLDNLTTTIVMVSLARKILRNQEDRMMFAGMIVIAANAGGAWSPIGDVTTTMLWIGGQVSASAIIQNLFVPSVVCLLIPLYFAGRTMKGKVEEVVTAEEEVSITTRRERNTIFFVGIGALVFVPVFKTITHLPPYMGILFGLGFLWAVVEFIHRRKEDEQKEYYSVSKALQRIDTPSVLFFLGILIAIGALESTHILGHLAQWMNDEIGNLTLIITGIGFLSAIVDNVPLVAASMGMYDLATYPMDDFLWEYMAYCAGTGGSILIIGSAAGVAAMGMEKISFIWYIKKISLFAMIGYAAGALVYVGLNM
- a CDS encoding tetratricopeptide repeat protein — its product is MNKKRLQVAITNKNDKAIVASSGNLGLLYLKKEEPATAYNYFNTSLEAAKRINSQKAIGIALLQCALAQQELKNFSTAISLYTESSTVNGQGKLPKVTAFILAQTGQCHVSLREYEKAEMFFRRAANAYSTLKMNPQAAVCYNSIGEVYLRQNDFKHAQENFNTGLTIIATEKEPKLKGLLHRNLGLTEFKRGRFEMALEYFHKSLSYENQLIIHKLIKDSYLQLFTYFSFSDNFTKADFYHEKYRDLKDSLSTAAKKTPSGKIALKTELEEKERVIDLLQKQYQEQSLASNAKQLELSQIITKTDIALQEKDQALEEKTAEVEQLTREKAISERDLALKELMISKQKNFRNLLIILSACAIFFVLLLYNRYTFKKKSNVKLIQSNSELEDTLKRLHATQDQLIQSEKMASLGQLTAGIAHEIQNPLNFVNNFSEGALEVIDEFTSTEDPIERKELADELKGSLSKIHEHGKRAERIVKSMLQHSRQGSDEKEIADVNQLLHEAVNLAYHGMRANHKDFQCAIEENLQADLPKAEVVQQDMNRVFLNLANNAFYAMREKVQKENGGKSLLKISTVLKNNKIEIRLRDNGPGIPTTIAEKIFEPFFTTKPSGQGTGLGLSMSFDIIKNRHQGTLQLDSRENEYTEFIITIPIKG
- a CDS encoding response regulator codes for the protein MAQKTLIYIVDDEPMQRELLKDNLEKMPAYEIHAFPTGEECLAASQVRIPSIVFLDYNLNSQVRDAMDGIDILKELKKISAEIEVVMISGQDQIEVAVNTMKYGAFDYIVKGEGAFLRAEKTVFNIYRYHKMAGDASRYKKLMIFFGVGMLIMIAVVVILQTKGLIRSSPSWY
- a CDS encoding Hpt domain-containing protein, with amino-acid sequence MDQLSQITDLSYLRSLTGGANDKMIKYIRMFLTGAPISIQQMELYTMSKDWSGLRQTAHALKPQLGYFGAKGSEELVKDIEKMAGEQSNLDRIPVQIENFKKQYEIISAELEKALRDLGN
- a CDS encoding response regulator; the encoded protein is MKILIVDDEKDVELLFRQRFRKAIREGLVELEFAFSGEDALSFLRNPDRADYALILSDINMPGMSGFELLQKVKIDFPELKVMMISAYGDDEHQTKAKNLGADDFITKPVDFKELESRLRLYPNNNE
- a CDS encoding TonB-dependent receptor, with amino-acid sequence MKQQVLLVVAVLYTHLSYSQSSSPDTSINSLNEVIISASKGEETRKTVSQQVQLMTAKEIRAAQSQTTADLLSNTAGIFVQRSQMGGGSPVLRGFEASRILIVVDGVRLNNLIYRSGHLQNILSLDNNSLDRVEVLFGPSSTMYGSDALGGVIHMYTQRPVFAEEGSKQHLKVNAFTRFGTANDEFTGHVDVNIGGKKFASFTSFTYSSFGDLRGGENQNPFYDKEFGVRPFYVDRINGVDSLVKNDDRYLQVQSGYSQYDLVQKFAFKQNDRVTHGLNIQYSNTTDVPRYDRLTDPDGDGLRNAEWYYGPGERMLVAYDLNVNNGIGFFQYIHAGLNYQAVAESRHQRRFGLTGLQHRVEEVGIAGLNFDLKHIAGNQVLQVGVDAQYNTLTSTAEEENIETGEISALDTRYPDGDNTMSNAAVYLSHSWKINPHLTLNDGVRVGMSQLKSTFVDTSFFKFPFSEVSQNNVVYSGSIGLIHIPNDDLKFSVLLSSGFRVPNVDDLSKIFETAQGTVVVPNEDIEPEKTITGEIGITKIYNGKTSWENTLYYTGFFDAIVTDVFSYQGKDSIVYDGVLSRVLANQNRDKAFIYGFSTSFRTRLMEELLLSLSASYTYGRVKTDSADVPLDHIPPFVMRMGINYTFNKFSSDFYVNYNGWKRLKDYSSSGEDNLQYATPEGMPAWFTINLRVAYRLHKLITIQAGVDNVFDTQYRTFASGINAPGRNVFGTLRFHF
- a CDS encoding sodium:calcium antiporter — translated: MKTLFTDSFLFIICAAIIFFAGKRISYYGDIIAELTGFGKAWIGLILMASITSLPELMVGISSVAIVESADLAVGDILGSCAFNLGILSVLDAFTPKNKPLFSQASQSHVLAASFGLILLTMTGLALYLPVDFILTPGIGITSILFMVVYLLSIRIIFQYNSRQPKKDEIAHPHEQLTLRQAAWRYAGFALIIIGAALFLPHFAERIAVHTGLGKSFVGTLFLAISTSLPEIAVSIAALRIGAVDMAVGNLLGSNIFNILILFIDDLFYTKGHLLKDASESNLTSVFAAILMSAVVIIGLTYRSIGKKHLLAWDTMVILLIYIANIILLYKLS
- a CDS encoding sodium-dependent transporter, which produces MSNKENWGSRVGLILAMAGNAVGLGNFLRFPVQAIQNGGGAFIIPYLVCFLVMGIPLLFVEWSMGRFGGRHGHHSTPFILDSMDPKRVIWKYIGVFGIFTNLAVAAYYCYLESWTLAYIWHSISGSFSGQTSAQIASFFDNYVNLQGGGFEPVIVWLFCLALNTWILSKGLSGGVEKVAKIGMPLLILFGILLAIKGVTIKAGEQGAIFDGTVGLNFLWTPNYDSIWSAKVWLAAAGQIFFTLSVGMGSIQCYASYVKSKDDIALNAMSAGWMNEFVEVVLGSSILIPIAIGYLGIDKVVEMTQSGGLGLGFRTLPYLFQQWGDTLAAVAGVFWFGLLFFAGITSSLAMGTPCMGFLMDEFGWKRERSAWTFGLAILILGLPTVLFFNHGVFDEYDYWAGTVSLVVFALAEIILFAWVFGMDKGWKEINMGADIKVPPVFRFIIQFITPLILGWVFVASLPDIWNKINNTALKAELALSTDPLRIDAINEQMAYLNGSRVLLLGIFVAVSYLVYIAYKKRLKEGRKTV